Within Macaca nemestrina isolate mMacNem1 chromosome X, mMacNem.hap1, whole genome shotgun sequence, the genomic segment agtcaagacccatcagtttgctgtattcaggagacccatctcacatgcagagacacacatagggtcaaaataaagggatggaggaagatctaccaagcaaatggagaacaaaaaaaagcaggggttgcaatcctagtctctgataaaacagactttaaacaaacaaagatcaaaagagacaaagaaggccattacataatggtaaagggatcaattcaacaggaagagctaactaacctaaatatatatgcacccaatacaggagcacccagattcataaagcaagtccttagagacttacaaagagactttgACTCCCATACaaaaataatgggagacttcaacaccccactgtcaacattagacagatcaatgagacagaaagttaacaaggatatccaggaattgaactcaactctgcaccaagtggacctaatagacatctacagaactctccaccccaaatcaacagaatacacattcttctcagcaccacatcgcacttattccaaaattgaccacataattggaagtaaagcactcctcagcaaatgtaaaagaacagaaattataacaaactgtctctcagaccacagtgcaatcaaactagaactcaggactaggaaactcaatcaaaaccgctcaactacatggaaactgaacaacctgctcctgaatgactactgggtacataactaaatgaaggcagaaataaagatattctttgaaaccaatgagaacaaagatacaacataccagaatctctgggacacatttaaagcagtatgtagagggaaatttatagcactaaatgcccacaagagaaagctggaaagatctaaaattgacactctaacatcatgattaaaagaactagagaagcaagagcaaacacattcaaaagctagcagaaggcaagaaataactaagatcagagcagaacgggatgaaggagatagagatacaaaaatccctccaaaaatcaatgaatccaggagttggttttttgaaaagatcaacaaaattgatacactgctagcaagactaataaagaagagaagagataagaatcaaatagacgcaataaaaaatgataaaggggatatcaccaccgaccccacagaaatacaaactaccatcagggaatactataaacacctctacgcaaataaactagaaaattgagaagaaatggataatttcctggacatttacactctcccaagactaaaccaggaagaagtagaatccctgaatagaccaatagcaggctctgaaattgaggcaataattaacagcctaccaaccaaaaaaagtccaggaccagatggattcacagctgaattctaccagaggtacaaggaggagctggtaccattccttctgaaactattccaatcaatagaaaaagagggaatcctccctaactcattttatgaggccaacatcatcctgataccaaagcctggcagagacacaacaaaaaaagagaattttagaccaatatccctgatgaacatcgatgcaaaaatcctcaataaaatactggcaaactgaatccagcagcacatcaaaaagcttatccaccatgatcaagtaggcttcatccctgggatgcaaggctggttcaacattcgcaaatcaataaacataatccagcatataaacagaaccaaagacaaaaaccacatgattatctcaatagacgcagaaaaggcctttgacaaaattcagcagcccttcatgccaaacactcaataaattaggtattgatggaacatatctcaaaataataagagctatttatgacaaacccacagccaatatcatactgaataggcaaaaactggaagcattccctttgaaaactggcacaagacagggatgccctctctcaccactcctattcaacatagtgttggaagttctggctagggcaatcaggcaagagaaagaaatcaagggtattcagttaggaaaagaagaagtcaaattgtccctgtttgcagatgacatgattgtatatttagaaaaccccatcatctcagcccaaaatctccttaagctgataagcaacttcagcaaagtctcaggatataaaattaatgtgcaaaaatcgcaagcattcttatacaccagtaacagacaaacagagagccaaatcaggaatgaacttccattcacaattgcttcaaagagaataaaatatctaggaatccaacttacaagggatgtaaaggacctcttcaaggagaactacaaaccactgctcagtgaaatcaaagaggacacaaacaaatggaagaacataccatgcttatggataggaagaatcaatatcgtgaaaatggccatactgcccaaggtaatttagagattcaatgccatccccatcaagctaccaatgactttcttcacagaaatggaaaaaactgctttaaagttcatatggaaccaaaaaagagcccgcattgccaagacaatcctaagtctaaagaacaaagctggaggcatcacactacctgacttcaaactatactacaaggctacagtaaccaaaacagatggtactggtaccaaaacagagatatagaccaatagaacagaacagagccctcagaaataataccacacatctacaaccatctgatctttgacaaacctgagaaaaacaagaaatggggaaaggattccctatttaataaatggtgctgggaaaattggctagccataagtagaaagctgaaactggatcctttccttactccttatacgaaaattaattcaagatggattagagacttaaatgttagacctaataccataaaaaccctagaagaaaacctaggtaataccattgaggacataggcatgggcaaggacttcatgtctaaaacaccaaaagcaatggcaacaaaagccgaaattgacaaatgggatctaattaaactaaagagcttctgaacagcaaaagaaactaccaccagagtgaatagacaacctacagactgggagaaaatttttgcaatctactcatctgacaaagggctaatatccagaacctacaaagaactcaaacaaattgacaagaaaaaaacaaacaaccccatcaaaaagtgggcaaaggatatgaacagacatttctcaaaagaagacatgcatacagccaacagacacatgaaaaaatgctcgttaTCAtcggccatcagagaaatgcaaatcaaaaccacaatgagataccatctcacaccagttagaatggcaatcattaaaaagtcaggaaacaacaggtgctagagaggatgtggagaaacaggaacaattttacactgttggtgggattgtaaactagttcaaccattatggaaaacagtatggcgattcctcaaggatctagaactagaagtaccgtatgacccagccatcccattactgggtatatacccaaaggattataaatcatggtgctataaagacacatgcacacgtatgttcattgcggcactattcacaatagcaaagacttggaatcaacccaaaagtccatcagtgacagactggattaagaaaatgtagtacatatacactgtggaatactatgcagccataaaaaaggatgagtttgtgtcctttgtagggacatggatgcagctggaaaccatcattctcagcaaactattgcaagaacagaaaaccaaacaccgcatgttctcactcataggtgggaactgaacaatgagatcacttggacaggggaaggggaacatcacacactagggcctattatggggagggggaaatggggagcgattgcactgggagttatacctgatgtaaatgatgagttgatgggtgcagcacatcaacatggcacaagtatacatatgtaacaaacctgcacattatgcacatgtaccctagaacttaaagtataataataaaaaaaaaagaaaaaatgctcatcatcactggccatcagagaaatgcaaatcaaaaccacaatgagacatcatctcacaccagttagaatggtgatcattaaaaagtcgggaaacaacaggtgctggagaggatgtggagaaagaggaatgcttttacattgttgatgggactgtatactagttcaaccactgtggaagacagtgtggcgattcctcaaggatggagaactagaaataccatttgacccagcaatcccattactgggtatatacccaaagaattataaatcatgctgttataaagacacatgcacacgtatgtatactgtggcactattcacaatagcaaagacatggaaccaacccaaatgcccatcaatgatagactggattaagaaaatgtggcacatatacaccatggaatactatgcagccataaaaaaggatgagttcatgtcctttgcagggacatggatgaagctggaaaccatcattctcagccaactatcacaaggacaaaaaaccaaacaccacatgttctcactcacaggtgggaattgaacaatgagaacacttggacacaggaaggggaacatcacacaccggggcctgtcatgcggtggggggaggggggagggatagcattaggagatatacctaatgtaaatgacaagttaatgggtgcagcacaccaacacggcacatgtatacatatgtaacaaacctgcacattgtgcacatgtacccaagaacttaaagtataataaaaaataaaaaataaaataaaaagacattacaagtgaaattaaatatatatcaaaCTGCATAAGGAAACACAATATATCAAATTTTGTGAGATGCAGCTTAAGCAGTGCTAAGTggaaaatttatagctttatttttatattagaaaagaagaatggtTTGAAGTGAATAATATAAGATTTCACCTTAAGGAGCtataaattaaattcaaattgaataggaaaaataaaatagtaaagataAGGAACAGACATAATTGAATTAGAAAAAGCCAAAATGATAGACACAAATCAAGAAAGCTGaagatagtttttaaaagaataaaattcataAAAGCCTAGATAAAagtaatcaagaaaaaaaaaacacaaaacataagTTACCAATTTCAGAAATTACAGAGGGTGCATCATTACACATGCTACACGCATTTCAAAACTGTAAAGGGAATATTATGTACAACTTTATGCCAACAAGTTTGATAATTtagataaaatggaaaaagcCTTTGAAAAACAATTTACCAAACTAATGTGAGACTGGACTTTTTGAACAGTGTAAATACCAAAGTTAATTCAAAACATAAAAGCTTCTCAAAAGGAAAGTTTCAGGAACGGATGTCTTCATGGATGACTACTACCAAATACTTAAGGAGGAAACAATAccaattttaaacaaattgaacGTTAAAAAACACTGCAGAGATAAATTAAACACCTAAATAAAAGAGATACATGTTCACAAATTGAAGGTCTCAAAATTGTTAAGATTTTAATTCTCCCTATATTGATTTATAAATTCATCACTGTCACAATGAAATCATAACAGGCTTTAACATTAATAGAAAAGCTGATTCTAAAGATTTTAAGAATGTATGAAGGACCTAGAGTAGCTGAAATGATCTTGTAAAAGAAGAGCAAAGTCGGATGAGCTGTGCTACCTAATTTTATGTCTTAGCACAAAATTATGACATGACATGAAATTAATCATGACAATGCAGTTTTGGCATAAGGATAggcaaatagatcaatggaacagaatagatgaGGAGTTGgcaatctttttttctaaaaggaCAGATAGCAAATACTTTATGTTTTGCAGGCTATACAATCTCTGTCGCAACTACTCTGTTGTAGTGTCAAAGCAGCCATAGCTGATAGTTAAATTAGTGTATCTGTGTTCTAATAAAGTtttatgaacactgaaatttcaatttcacataatttttacgtcataaaatattattttgctttttttctcaaccatttagaaatgtaaacaaacacacacacacacaaaacctgtCTTAGTTTACAAAccataccaaaacagatacaaaaTGGAAATTTGTTTGAGGGAAGTGGAATGATTCATATTTTGACTGAGAATTAAATAAGGCCACTGTACCCTGGGGGGATTGTAGATAAGACATCCAAAATAGTAGGTCATGGTAAAGGGTGGGAGAGAACAGAATGGACCACTGACTAGGGGTGGCTGTAGGGAATGCCTTTAAGGAAACACCTTCTCCCTGCTATGTGACCCACCAGAATTGAACATGGGGAATGATGGGGGTAGCAGGTCATTTTGAAATGGACCTTCAGGTAGTATTGGGGGTGGAAAAATCCCCTTTCTCTGACCACATTTTGGCCACCCCAGCAACACCACCCCCCAGAGGTGTCAGTGCTTTGTGATGTCCAAGCCACCCCAGGACTACCATTGGATAGGGGTGCCCCATTCTGACCAAACAAAGCTGAAGGGTGGGGCTCCTCGACACCCAGGGCTGTGTATACATAAGGAAGTCAGGAGCATGGGGTAGACCACTGGGAGGCTTCAATATGGCTAAGGAGACCCACACACCAGTGAAGCCCAAAGAAAATACGAAACAACCAATTGTAAGCACGAAAAAGCCAACCCCGAGAAccaaagagaagaaggaaaagaactcTTGCCAACAAAAGACCAACAAAACTGGCAAGGTCAGATGACCCTATCCTtgttccttctctccctcccctctatTCTCTCAAGACCCCTGTCCTGTCCTTGCCTAGCACACTCCCCTCCTCAGCCTGCACTCCTATCCATGAAGCTCCGCTTGCTATAcaacctctctctcttcccctaaaCCAATGTCCTTCTGGCTCATGTGTTGTCCTTCCAGGTGGAGAAGAAAATCACAAAGGTAAAAAAACCCCTTCAAAggaattcaagaaagaaaactcaaTCACCTCCTTCCTGCTCCAAAAAGCCTAGGATAACAATGAGACCAACAATATTTGTGTGTCACCACAAGCAGAATAAGACGCAAACTAAAACTCAGAAGAGCAAGCACAAAAT encodes:
- the LOC139360788 gene encoding uncharacterized protein; the encoded protein is MAKETHTPVKPKENTKQPIVSTKKPTPRTKEKKEKNSCQQKTNKTGKVEKKITKVKKPLQRNSRKKTQSPPSCSKKPRITMRPTIFVCHHKQNKTQTKTQKSKHKIQRKIKITRASPEAIGNSKPSQVTISAASKCRAWIRNVQLATASP